In Bacteroidales bacterium, one genomic interval encodes:
- a CDS encoding urea transporter: MNKKIEEATVLFFLEGIFLSYSQVFFSKQKIFAFILILVSFFDWNAGFSGLIAVTTANLAAILIGFNKNHVSQGYYGFNSLMVGLGMGLFYQPGIEFFLVVIFASLFTFFLTIWFQGIFWKYGLPYMSLPFLFGIWMVSLASKEFTVLTSSDRGLFILTEIYRYGGMQMVNLYYWVNDLPVHSAILVYFKSLAAIFFQYNLLAGMLIAIGLLIYSRIAFLLSLTGFFAAWFFYMALGADLTDLSYSYIGFNFIFTAIGLGGFYIVPSRWAFLWVILLTPITAIIISSSGVFFDLIELPIYSLGFNVVVLVFLYALKLRERQFFKPELVIVQRFSPERNLYSQHNYKSRFDTKAIIHIILPFLDEWTVTQGHNGEHTHKEEWRHAWDFEITGEDGKVYSDYGSTVNDYYCYGKPVLAPADGLVQEIRDGVPDNTVGEMNLGNNWGNTIVIKHTETIYSKVSHLKPGSIKTFKGAYVKRGEVIAYSGNSGRSPAPHLHFQIQSDPFIGAKTIDFPIANYLLKTKNGYELKTYERPAKNQVVTNVVKNDSLAKAFAFIPGQAITFEMSENGGKIKLVNWDVKADMYNYTYLECRETGSKAYFYNEGNLFYFTHFEGRKDCFLYYFYLGAYKIVLGFYKNLEVKDVYPLNAFKNGVMLFLQDFIAPFRIFMQADFELKYLKLEDNFVSSSISISSSTSLKAMKKQLERIDFSMVIGNGRIERFTAKGKNVSISANEIKS; encoded by the coding sequence ATGAACAAAAAAATCGAAGAAGCAACGGTTTTGTTTTTCCTTGAAGGGATATTTCTGAGCTACTCGCAGGTTTTTTTTTCCAAGCAAAAAATCTTTGCGTTTATCCTTATCCTTGTTTCTTTTTTCGATTGGAATGCAGGATTCAGCGGGCTGATTGCAGTAACCACAGCCAACCTGGCTGCCATCCTGATCGGGTTTAACAAAAACCACGTATCCCAGGGATACTATGGCTTCAACAGCCTGATGGTCGGACTGGGAATGGGGTTGTTTTACCAGCCGGGCATCGAATTCTTCCTTGTGGTCATTTTTGCCTCGTTGTTTACCTTTTTCCTTACCATCTGGTTCCAGGGTATTTTCTGGAAATACGGTCTGCCATACATGAGTTTGCCGTTTCTATTCGGCATCTGGATGGTGAGTCTTGCTTCGAAGGAATTCACTGTTCTTACTTCAAGTGACCGTGGCCTGTTTATACTGACGGAGATTTACAGGTATGGCGGAATGCAAATGGTCAACCTCTATTACTGGGTCAACGATCTGCCGGTACACAGCGCAATTCTTGTTTATTTCAAGTCGCTGGCCGCCATTTTTTTTCAGTATAACCTGCTGGCCGGAATGCTTATAGCCATCGGTTTGCTGATTTATTCGAGGATTGCATTCCTTTTGTCGCTCACAGGTTTTTTTGCTGCCTGGTTTTTTTATATGGCACTGGGCGCTGATCTTACCGATTTAAGTTACAGTTACATCGGTTTCAATTTCATTTTTACGGCCATCGGCCTTGGCGGTTTTTACATCGTGCCCTCGCGATGGGCTTTTTTGTGGGTGATATTACTCACTCCAATTACCGCTATCATCATAAGCTCTTCAGGTGTTTTTTTCGATTTGATTGAATTGCCCATTTATTCGCTGGGTTTCAATGTGGTGGTGCTGGTGTTTTTGTATGCCTTAAAATTAAGGGAGCGTCAATTCTTCAAACCTGAACTGGTGATTGTTCAGCGTTTTTCACCTGAGCGGAATCTTTATTCTCAGCACAACTACAAATCGAGGTTCGATACCAAAGCGATCATTCACATCATTCTCCCCTTCCTCGACGAATGGACAGTGACCCAGGGGCATAACGGCGAACATACACACAAGGAGGAGTGGCGCCATGCGTGGGATTTTGAAATTACAGGTGAAGATGGAAAAGTGTATTCGGATTATGGTTCAACGGTTAATGATTATTACTGTTACGGAAAACCTGTGCTGGCGCCCGCCGATGGGCTGGTGCAGGAAATCCGTGATGGCGTTCCGGATAATACTGTTGGTGAAATGAACCTTGGGAACAATTGGGGGAATACCATTGTGATCAAACATACCGAAACTATCTATTCAAAGGTGAGCCACCTGAAACCGGGCAGCATCAAGACCTTTAAAGGGGCCTATGTAAAGCGGGGCGAAGTAATTGCTTACAGTGGAAATTCAGGCCGTTCGCCTGCGCCTCACCTTCATTTTCAAATCCAGTCCGACCCCTTTATCGGTGCAAAAACCATTGATTTTCCGATAGCCAATTATCTCTTGAAAACCAAAAACGGGTATGAGCTAAAAACCTACGAGCGACCGGCAAAAAATCAGGTAGTGACCAATGTAGTGAAAAATGACTCCCTCGCCAAAGCATTTGCTTTTATTCCCGGGCAGGCCATTACTTTTGAAATGAGCGAAAATGGGGGCAAAATAAAACTGGTCAATTGGGACGTGAAGGCTGATATGTACAACTACACATACCTTGAATGCAGGGAAACCGGATCAAAAGCCTATTTTTACAACGAAGGAAACCTGTTCTACTTTACCCATTTCGAGGGAAGGAAGGACTGTTTCCTCTATTATTTCTACCTGGGCGCCTATAAAATCGTGCTGGGTTTTTACAAAAATCTCGAAGTGAAAGATGTCTACCCGCTGAATGCATTCAAAAACGGGGTGATGCTGTTCCTTCAGGATTTTATTGCACCATTCCGCATCTTTATGCAGGCAGATTTTGAGTTGAAATATTTGAAGCTGGAAGATAACTTCGTTTCGTCGAGCATCAGCATTTCCTCATCCACGAGCCTGAAAGCGATGAAAAAGCAGTTGGAAAGGATTGATTTCTCTATGGTTATTGGCAATGGCCGGATTGAGCGTTTCACAGCGAAAGGGAAAAATGTATCCATCAGTGCAAATGAAATTAAATCGTAA
- a CDS encoding diaminopimelate decarboxylase, with translation MEKLRYERPVIKRLETDMPNKFGARVDRTPKTNIDGVSVKSLIEEYGSPLFVLSEKAIRSTFQKAKKAFTMRYPKVQFAWSFKTNYLDAVCNIYHQEGAWAEVVSGFEYDKAVKNGVDPRKIIFNGPDKTVSDLTKAIVNDSLIHIDHLDELYTIIELTTKLNKRPRVAIRVNMDTGIYPIWDRFGFNYENGQAWDALNKIMASGKMDLVGLHCHIGTFIMSTKAYGVAALKLTDLALGLKRKYDHHVKYIDLGGGFSSRNTLKGAYLPGMDTSPSFDDYAEEISSALLNAEYPPDDLPLLILETGRALIDEAGFLLGTVISNKRSSTGKRTTIVDIGINLLFTSFWYDHKITPAQEFSQYTEETTMYGPLCMNIDVIRENAVLPLLNKGDHFVIHYVGAYNMTQWMQFINLRPNIVLIDLEGKVHIIRHKETMDVFDQIENTPEHLKKFEL, from the coding sequence ATGGAAAAATTAAGATATGAACGACCGGTAATCAAGCGATTGGAAACTGACATGCCCAACAAATTTGGGGCTCGTGTTGACCGGACACCAAAAACAAATATTGACGGAGTTTCAGTGAAATCGTTGATTGAAGAGTATGGCTCCCCGCTGTTTGTGCTTTCGGAAAAAGCGATCCGGAGTACCTTTCAGAAAGCAAAAAAGGCTTTTACAATGCGGTATCCTAAAGTGCAGTTTGCCTGGTCGTTCAAGACCAATTACCTGGACGCTGTATGCAATATTTACCACCAGGAGGGCGCATGGGCTGAAGTCGTTTCAGGTTTTGAATACGACAAAGCGGTTAAAAACGGTGTTGATCCGCGGAAAATCATTTTTAACGGTCCCGATAAAACAGTCAGCGACCTTACAAAAGCCATCGTCAACGACTCCCTCATTCACATTGATCACCTCGATGAACTTTATACGATCATCGAGCTGACAACCAAGCTAAATAAAAGGCCCCGCGTGGCTATTCGGGTGAACATGGACACCGGTATTTATCCGATCTGGGATCGTTTCGGATTCAATTATGAAAATGGCCAGGCATGGGATGCGCTCAATAAAATCATGGCTTCCGGGAAAATGGACCTGGTGGGATTGCACTGCCACATCGGAACATTTATTATGAGCACAAAAGCTTATGGAGTCGCAGCACTCAAGCTGACCGACCTTGCCCTCGGGCTTAAACGTAAGTATGATCATCATGTGAAATATATTGACCTGGGTGGTGGGTTTTCATCCAGAAATACGTTGAAAGGTGCTTATCTCCCGGGTATGGACACCAGCCCATCATTTGATGATTATGCCGAAGAAATTTCTTCAGCACTCCTCAATGCTGAGTATCCGCCTGATGATCTGCCTTTACTGATTCTTGAAACCGGCCGGGCATTGATTGATGAAGCTGGCTTCCTGCTGGGAACTGTTATTTCCAACAAGCGATCCTCAACCGGCAAACGCACAACCATAGTGGATATAGGGATTAATTTGTTGTTTACCTCCTTCTGGTACGATCACAAAATCACACCGGCCCAGGAGTTTTCGCAATATACCGAGGAAACCACCATGTATGGCCCGCTGTGCATGAACATTGACGTAATCCGCGAAAATGCCGTGCTGCCGCTGCTCAACAAAGGCGACCATTTTGTGATCCATTACGTTGGCGCCTATAACATGACCCAGTGGATGCAGTTTATTAACCTTCGTCCCAATATTGTGCTGATTGACCTGGAAGGGAAAGTGCATATCATCAGGCACAAAGAAACAATGGATGTGTTTGACCAGATCGAAAACACACCGGAGCATCTGAAAAAGTTTGAGCTATAA